The following coding sequences lie in one bacterium genomic window:
- a CDS encoding tetratricopeptide repeat protein produces MSRLTLGQRIRKARQAAGLTQEALGTPDLTKGFISLLEHDRAKPSVATLERLAARLGQPVAYFLDGAGAASEKLLAVLASRGRGELSRRQYEAARTAFAELQTLAAAGRSRAMQRQARVGLGEALLGLRRLEEARVSLEDALHEGRAAGDALVECRALHGLATVAHRQGRFPQAMTLYKEALGVLPRLGGAEPQLAGEIQLYLGTVLGRMGRVDEAIEAYTSARALFEGAQRPERVGEALMGLGNVLSASGDLEQAMGLYERARALFEQYEDLQSTSYVRNSLGIVLLQTGRPREALEHFQVSLAIKQRLGDGVGECRTLTELARCHFICGERRLAEEVADRAITRSREVHLPDEEARARIVLGLLAAEREDVKSAMAALQEAAAQCRRSSMMPELVTIYHELARLASSRGHYREAAGFHEQA; encoded by the coding sequence ATGTCCAGGCTGACGTTAGGGCAGCGAATCCGGAAAGCACGGCAGGCAGCGGGGCTGACCCAGGAAGCGCTTGGGACGCCCGACCTGACGAAAGGGTTCATCAGCCTCTTGGAGCATGACCGGGCGAAGCCATCGGTGGCCACGTTGGAGCGGCTCGCGGCGCGGCTGGGCCAACCGGTCGCCTACTTTCTCGACGGCGCGGGCGCGGCGTCTGAGAAGCTGCTGGCCGTGCTGGCGAGCCGGGGCCGGGGTGAGTTGAGCCGGCGCCAGTATGAGGCGGCGCGGACGGCGTTCGCGGAGCTGCAGACCTTGGCGGCGGCGGGGCGCAGCCGGGCGATGCAGCGGCAGGCGCGGGTGGGGTTGGGGGAAGCCCTACTGGGCCTGCGGCGCCTGGAGGAAGCTCGGGTCAGTCTAGAAGACGCGCTGCACGAGGGGCGGGCGGCGGGGGACGCGTTGGTGGAGTGCCGCGCGCTGCACGGGTTGGCGACGGTCGCGCACCGGCAGGGGCGATTTCCGCAGGCCATGACGCTCTACAAGGAGGCGCTCGGTGTCCTCCCACGCTTGGGGGGTGCGGAGCCGCAGCTGGCGGGGGAGATCCAGTTGTATCTCGGGACGGTGCTCGGGCGGATGGGCCGGGTCGATGAGGCGATCGAGGCGTACACGAGCGCGCGCGCCCTCTTCGAAGGGGCGCAGCGACCGGAGCGGGTTGGCGAGGCGCTGATGGGATTAGGGAACGTGCTGAGCGCGAGCGGCGACCTCGAGCAGGCGATGGGCTTGTACGAGCGGGCGCGGGCGCTGTTCGAGCAGTACGAGGACCTCCAGTCTACGTCGTACGTACGGAACAGTCTGGGGATCGTGCTGCTGCAGACGGGACGGCCGCGGGAGGCGCTAGAGCACTTTCAGGTGAGCCTCGCGATCAAGCAGCGATTGGGGGATGGGGTGGGGGAGTGCCGGACGCTGACGGAGCTGGCGCGGTGCCACTTCATTTGCGGGGAGCGACGGCTGGCGGAGGAGGTCGCCGATCGGGCGATCACGCGGAGCCGGGAGGTGCATCTGCCGGACGAGGAGGCGCGAGCGCGGATCGTGCTCGGGTTGCTGGCGGCGGAGCGCGAAGATGTCAAAAGCGCGATGGCCGCCCTTCAGGAGGCGGCGGCCCAGTGCCGCAGGTCGAGCATGATGCCGGAGCTCGTCACGATCTATCACGAACTGGCGCGGCTGGCCAGCAGCCGGGGACACTACAGGGAAGCCGCGGGGTTCCATGAGCAGGC